The region CACCgataaatattcatattatcTCTTATAGACCTATATAATGTAACAAGATATATTCTCAAGATGTGTAcataattatatatacatatcatattcaatattacaTACATGTTTTACACGAGCATGCTATTCTAAGTCTTTGTTTCTTCAAAGGTCCTTTCTTGCCCTTAGTTGTCAGCATTATTATTCTCTGTGGCAATACATTTTCCACAGATTCAATGAAAATCTTCCTGTTTGCTTGATTTAGTCACTGTTGATAGCTGGAAAAGGGAAGGGTTCTTCCTTTTCACATTGTATTCACTGAGTGATGAGAGGGGCGGTTGGGGGGTGGTGAGGACTCGATTCGGGGCGAGGGGAGGTGAAATTTGGGGACGAGGCAGTAGTAGCGGCGGCCCCTTTTATGGCCCTGGAATTGTAAAACGGGACATCGATAAAACACACAGGATCCTGGGTGAGCACACGTCCACCAATAGACGGACAGCATTGGGAGAGACGCGGGGAAAAACGAACCTGTGCTATTCCGCCACCTGAACGCCGGCGCAGTTATCCTTACTCTCCGACGCGATAGCTAAATACTccgctctgagagagagagagagagagagagagggagagagagagagcaaaagggagagagagagaggggggagagagagagacagagagagagggagtgagagagagcgtgagatagggagggagagaaagagagaaacagaaggaaAGAAAGGGGCAAAAGTGAGCCACATAGAAGTTAGCACAGACTATTGGAGTTTCACTCAAGCAGAGTTTTATGTTTCTGAGGATGGGATtacagcagaagcagagcagatGGAAGACTGCGTGGCTTTAGGCACCCGTGCCCATAGATTGGGGCCTTTGGCAGCAAGCCACCAGTTTCCACATCGAGGCTAGAAAGCCAGCAGACGCACAACCTCTGCGTGCACGTACACCCTGCTCCTGGGGCGACTCCGGCCTCAGAAGGAACAAAATGAATGCGCTCTCTCAGAGGAACATCCACAGACATAGGACCAAACATCCTTCAGCGTAGCCCAagaagaggaagggagagagcgaggaggaggaggagggcagagCTCCAGAGCTGGGTCGCTGTGGCCTTATCTGAGGATCTGAGGATCCGGCGAATTcattgtcatgttatgtttcatgtttggttcttgttaccatttatttcttagtcttgccatgtcatgttatataatttattgtcataatttcgcaaacctatgtcacaatttatgtttgtttcatgttatgtggtcattgtttagcatacacttttttgtgtctttctgcaaaccttgcattcctgctttctctctctccctttctgtcactcgcGCTTCCCtgattgtttcaatttcccttgtcttcttactaatctactaactttagatcaggattgggtaatactaacattctaaccatgtgttcatgttaccttacgtttcttgtgcatgtaatttactaatttactaatgctagggcaggataggtttattactaacgattattaattacctcgttaacttgtcccccccccctcattgtCTACcggttacgatccaagcctgtttattgaccaaaaattattgacttctgttttgttgaccattacctgcctgtaccacaactttgcctgctgtctttgtgcttttaccCCGCGGGGCAGaattcggtcttgactcttgcgccgtcatcgaccctgaccCTGCCTACCAtccacctgtacttctgccccattgacagctttcctggctactggacttttttgcatggtgtaccgattaagagactgccttctccctcggtactgtactttggtttcggctggattttacatgtttgaacattgcctgttttttgactacgctcactggacattccctgaataaagccctgacgggactttatttcacCCCCTTtggagtcgtgcattttgggtccaaccccccacgcaatCAGACTGCGACCAATAATCAGCATGAGAGATACATTTTCTTTCCttcaagtctttcattggctaaagagtgcacacaccttgttctcaaggccttaattggctgctgattgaaaggaaaccacaaataccatcagacactgcgaccctccaggactggaattaaacatccaggcactgcggccctccaggactggagttaaacctgcagacactgcggccctccaggactatatttaaacctgcagacactgtggccctccaggactggagttaaacttgcagacactgaggccctccaggactggagttaaacttgcagacactgaagccctccaggactggagttaaacctgcaggcactgcggccctccaggactggagtttgaccccCCCCGGTTTAAGGGGAAGTTTTCCACCCCGTCAGTTATCAGCTGAGCTGTTGCCACTGGTCCCCATGGTAACAACGTCTTCCGGAGAAGGAGAGCGAGGGatgaaggagggaggagaggacgGAAGCGGACGGGAGGGGTGTACTCACGCGCTCTCTCTGAGGGCCTCCTCCCCAGCCACCGAGATCTTTCTGTAGCAGTACACCATCTCCACCACCAGCCACACCTGCAGGCCGATGATGGACACGTACATCATCACCTCCGACAGGATGGACGCCGTGCCCCTGGTGGCTGCAGGGCAACAGAGAGCGAGGGCATGTGTGATCAGCAGtcaatacgtgtgtgtgtgtgtgtgtgtgtgtgtgtgtcagagagagagagaggcgggcaAGACGTCATCAGCAAGCTATTGAAGCAGTTTTACTTGGGCAAGGACACCCCCGCCCTTCCTGCAGCAGGCCTGGCCTCCACAGCCACATGAAATGGCAACAACGTCAGCAGCAGCGATGACCCTAACCACCCCACCCTGGCATAATCATCACTGATCTTCCATAGACTGccttgatggtgtgtgtgtgtgtgtgtgtgtgtatgtgtgtgcatgcgcgcgcagtgtgtgtaaaagtgtTGGACACTCAGGAACCTGAGCTAACAGCAGTGTTTATGACACAACTGAATACGAGGTACCTGTGCTTTTTGCCGCTATAACAAGGTCAGGACTAGCAGATGAGCTGATAAAGTCTATGGGCAGTGTTGTGATCAGTTGTGTTTCACGTCACTGCTGCTTGACAGTGTTCCAATCTGGGCTCTCGGTGTCGCCAAAACAACCTGTTTCCTTTTTACAGAATTCACAGGAGGGATTTGCCAAAAAAGCAGCcagtgcatgtttttttttaaacgccaAACACCCAACCTTGCTCTTCTCCAAAGTAGCTGGAACGAGTCCATCTCTAAATGTTTAATTCCAGTTCAGGGAAGGATAGAGGAACACTGGTTTAATGTTGCCTGTCACAGTGCTAAAGTACAGGCATTATACCCAGAGCGCTCTCTCTGAAATGGCCCATTCTACTCTGCTCCTGCTCTGGGAGGgccacacatccatccatccatccatccattatcttaacccgcttatcctgaccagggtcgcaggggggctggagcctatcccagcatacattgggcgaaaggcaggaatacaccctggacaggtcgccagtccatcgcagggcacacacaccattcactcacatactcatacactcatacctatgggcaattttagggcaatctccaatcagcctaaccagcatgtctttggactgtgggaggaaaccggagtacccggaggaaacccacgcaagcacggggagaacatgcaaactccacacagagaggccctggccgaccaggattcgaacccaggacctccttgctgtgaggcggcagtgctacccactgcaccatccgtgccgccccacgCGTACATCCACTTGTTTATTCAGCTGGGGCGTAATTTAGGGGATCTTTAACCAGATTAAAGGGTCACTGCCACAGAGACTCACCCCCGGTCTGGGACTGGTCACTCTAGGCCAGTCCTGGAAGGTCATAGGTCAAATCCCTGCTCCTGCTCTGTGTTCTTAACAAATGCATCAGTTGTGTCTGACGaaaccctgcattgtctcctgcttagtctaatcaactctaagtcgctttggaaaaaagcgtaatgcaatataatgtaatgtaaaaacaatcaACGGACAGATCAGTTTGCCAAACACAGAACACGGAAGTTCTCCTTTAAGCATTTGAGAGTTTTAATAAGCATGTGCTTGCACACTGCCTTCCCCAGTGAAGCTGAAGGTACACTGCAGAAATGTTTTCACGGCGCTGAATGCCACCCCGAGCCGGTCGGTCTGCGGCCTACCCTTGGCGACCACGTTGAGGGTGATGAACTTGGTGGCGTTGGCGCGGTACTCGTAGTTGCCGAAGTTGAGGGTGCGGTCGAAGTAGCAGCGGTAGACGCCCGTGTCGTTGAAGGTCACGTTGAGGATGTAGATGGACCCATCCTGAAGGTCACTGGTCCTCTTGCTGCCGTTCCAGTGCAGCCGAGCCCAGAAGCGGTCGTCCGTGACCATTTCGTTCTGGTACACGTAGCTGTATAtctgcgggggggagggggggggggaaatgcgTGCGGTGACATAGCCATAACAACAAGCGAAAATCCTCGTAAGCACTTCTATGACACTGCACCACAGTTCTTTTTACAATCCAAGTTACTTAATCTGAAACTCATGGGTACAGCTGGCAATACAACCTGCAACCTATATGTTACAAGGTCAGCTCTCTAAGCATTATACTCCACTGGTACCTACTGGCTTCATACTCCACTGATACCTACTGGCTTCATACTCCACTGGTACCTACTGGCTTCATACTCCACTGATACCTACTGGCTTCATACTCCACTGGTACCTACTGGCTTCATACTCCACTGGTACCTACTGGCTTCATACTCCACTGGTACCTACTGGCTTCATACTCCACTGGTACCTATAAGGCTGGCAGAAGGCACGTTCTGCACCAGGTGGCTGTTCTCATCAAATAATTTGCAATTCgacaaaagaaaatggcagccattaaAGTGGTCTCCTATCTTTCAGCCTCTGTGTCACATGACCTTCTGCCTGGAGTCATTTTAGTCACTAGACCAGCTGTCTCAGACAAGCTGCCACAGGCGACAGCCACACGTGCATCCGCTTATTTATCCAGCTGGGACGTCCTTTGGGGGATCTTTGACCAGACTAGAGGGTCACTGTGACAGCaactcacccccctctctgaacccAGGAAAGGCCCTGAACCCCCAAGGCTGATCCAGCCAGGAATAGCTTCTGGAAGGTCATAGGTCAAATCCCTGCATTGATTTGTCTTTACATTGCTTTTTTTACGGTTATTTATGTGAAGGGAGCCAGCACAATTTTTAATGAttgttttaaaattgttttctaataCTTTACATACATAATCTGGTcacttttttccatttctgaTATACAGGTATGTGgtttacatcttttttttttgtttataataGTTTGATTGAGACATTCACTGAGAATTCGCACAGCTTTCCAACTGAAGAAAAAGGCTTCGTCAGACAGTATGGACAAACGGACAAAACGGTGGATCGGTCCAACCAAAGGCTCGTTCTAGCCGCAGTTGTTGTTTAAGGTCTTTTAAAACAGTTTCTTCAGAGCAGGGCGGACCGCCAGGGCAATGCCGTTTAACAGCGGGGCTGTTCTGAGAGTGCCCGCGCGCTCCATCGCAGGAAGTGCAGACTCGCAGCTGGCACTGCGAAAGCGCCGGTCATGAAAAATGCATGGCCCCCCTCATAATAAATGCATCACTCCCATTTCACCGGAGCGAGGGAGACACAACTCTGCCGCCGTTCCGCTAGCCCCAGAGCCGCCGATTCGTCACCACCGCACGGGCGCATGTCCTTTTTCCGTCACGCACCACACGGGTGGGACCGACGTCTCATGTCCGGCGGATTCAGAGCCTGGTTGTCATTGGAAACGGAGCCTGTGGCCCGGACGGGCTCGGGTTTTCGCCGGGCCCTGCAGCAGAACGGCGATGGTGACGGTCCGCTCTCTACGTTTATCCAAACCAATCCAAGCGGCgtgaagtttttaaaaaaatgcagcgtagtggttaaggtacatgactgggacccgcaaggtcggtggttcgatccccggtgtagccacaatatgatccgcacagctgttaggcccttgagcaaagacccttaaccctgcattgctccagggaaggattgtctcctgcttagtctaaatcaattgtatgtcactttggattaaaatgtcagccaaatgacatgtaatgtaattaatttgacaTGTAATATGGGGCTGAGCATGCCCTCCTCCCAACCCCCGTGTGGAACGGCAAAGGGGCGTCGCGTGTGACCCCCACAGAGGGTACACAGCCCTACTATTGCTCTAAGACATCAGGCGTTCATAGCCCTGCTACACCTCTAAGACAGGCGTTCAGAGCCCTTACACCTCTAAGACATCAGGCGTTCAGAGCCCTGCTACGCCTCTAAGACATCAGGCGTTCAGAGCCCTGCTACGCCTCTAAGGCATCAGGCGTTCAGAGCCCTTACACCTCTAAGGCATCAGGCGTTCACAGCCCTGCTGCACCTCTAAGACAGGCGTTCAGAGCCCTTACACCTCTAAGACATCAGGTGTTCAGAGCCCTGCTACACCTCTAAGACATCAGGCGTTCAGAGCCCTTACACCTCTAAGACATCAGGCGTTCAGAGCCCTTACACCTCTAAGACATCAGGTGTTCAGAGCCCTGCTACACCTCTAAGACATCAGGTGTTCAGAGCCCTTACACCTCTAAGGCATCAGGCGTTCACAGCCCTGCTGCACCTCTAAGACAGGCGTTCAGAGCCCTTACACCTCTAAGACATCAGGTGTTCAGAGCCCTGCTACACCTCTAAGACATCAGGCGTTCAGAGCCCTTACACCTCTAAGACATCAGGCGTTCAGAGCCCTTACACCTCTAAGACATCAGGTGTTCAGAGCCCTGCTACGCCTCTAAGACATCAGGCGTTCAGAGCCCTTACACCTCTAAGGCATCAGGCGTTCACAGCCCTGCTGCACCTCTAAGACAGGCGTTCAGAGCCCTTACACCTCTAAGACATCAGGTGTTCAGAGCCCTGCTACACCTCTAAGACATCAGGCGTTCAGAGCCCTTACACCTCTAAGACATCAGGCGTTCAGAGCCCTTACACCTCTAAGACATCAGGTGTTCAGAGCCCTGCTACACCTCTAAGACATCAGGTGTTCAGAGCCCTGCTACGCCTCTAAAACATCAGGTGTTCAGAGCCCTGCTACACCTCTAAGACATCAGGTGTTCAGAGCCCTGCTACGCCTCTAAGACATCAGGCATTCAGAGCCCTTACACCTCTAAGACATCAGGCGTTCAGAGCCCTTACACCTCTAAGACATCAGGCAAATGActactaaataacaaattattatttttatttcctttgtttgtctaacaaaaaaagacaatcaGGGTTAGGTTTTCTGATCTGGAAGTGTTTTCCCAGTGGTGCTAGTCCAAGGAAAGGAATGGATATACAATTGCTCCATGAGGCTAAAACGAGGCTGCTGTCCAGTGATGTGAAATTGAATTATTCCAATAATAATTTCCCAACAAAGGGGACTAATTTATGGGTTTTGATGTCCCAGCATCTctgaagtgaacagaagcagtaCACTCAATCGTGGCCTGGCCTGTGTCCTTATCAGAcgggcagggagagagatgacCATCTGtcccattttctcattttatgtAGACAAACGTacacagtctcacactcaccacaaacaaacatgtttcAGCATTGGGTGACAGCAGCACAAGACGCAGCTCAATCAGTTAAACAGCGATGAGCCAACCACTGACGTGCAGCTGGGCGATGCaacagcggccattttgcaccagaacactCGATACACATCAGCCGAGGTGCAGAGGGAGCGTGACCTTAGGCAGTAGCACCGGGCGATGATTAGgcggcaggttgagagagccaggttcGCCACTtcgccacttcgtgccgtctggcgcctccccctcgccacacctgcacttcacgctcacgactgctgtctgtcctggtcccacggtggtggaatgacctcccggtgaatgccagaatggcagagtctctgacctccttcaagcgcagactgaagacccatctcttcaggctacacctttccctccccaactcacaatcactgtgattagccttagactgtaatggcacttatgtatagatatcgttacttgtataggtattgttgtttttattggctgttgttgtattctagctgccaactgtggtatgctagtttgaaagttgattgtactcttcaagggttctgatatttctgtatgtttacactaggacttggaactgtactgtcctctcaggtctacttttgcacttgttcttgtgattgatttgcactttgttgtacgtcactctggataagagcgtctgctaaatgccacgtaatgtaatgtaatgtaatgtaatgtaggttaGCCGGGACAGCCTGTTAGCATAcaccagcctgtagcctagcctcTCCGCAGCGGACAGGAAAACACTCACCTGCGTGAAGTCGCTCTCGTCTCTGGCCTTGAAGTACCAGTCCACCGTGGCGGTGGCAGGGACCTCCAGCCGCATCTTGCAGGAGATGCAGCCCAGCTTGAAGCCCTTTCCCGCCACCGCCTCCGTGTCGGAATCCACCTCCACGCAGGCAGCGTGGCAGGCAGGCGCTGGAGGAGAGACCCAGAGACCGAGTCAGGCTTGCAAGGCCCACACCCTGCCACCcacccactctccccccccccccacctttcatttaaaacctCATTTTCATATACACAAAACCATAAATTATCTTAATGCTCGCAACACAAAGTATTTATTCGGAGGACTGAGGACCGAGCATTAAGCAACCAAGTCCATGTCTCACAAAAAGAGTCATCCGCTTAGCTAATTCAGATTCAGAAAAATAAAGTTCAGTTTTATGGGCTTTGTGCTCGTATTGCTCagattttgcatgctttatttagtttttagtttttttttgcacgTTTATTTCCTCTCTTGTAATCAATATGGTTATTAATCTTTGATTAGGAGTCTCCACAAAAAAGTAATGCTGGAATATGGAATATTATGAGGTCCCAATTATTTAGCCCTCAACAAAAGCTTGGGAAAACTGATACAAATTTTGAGGGGAAATAAATTGCCAGTGAGCAAGCTGAAACTTGGGAGTTTCATATCTGGgcattcattatttctgaataTTTTATCTATATTCATATATAGATGTATAAATCTATATATGTAGTAAAGTAAAGTAAGCAGTCATTGAATAACACACCTGTGACTCCAACAGGTTCTTTTTCACACAGCTCACTGTAGTTTGGCCAGAGCCGTCTGCATCGCTCTGAACCAATGATCTTGCGCTATTTTCAACTTTGACATCTGGAGATGTTTCTCAACCGTTATAAGAAGGGGGCAGGAGACACACAGCAAATACGGTCAAGTAGCAAGAGCCAAAAGGCCACATGAAGCCAGGGAATGCAAAGTAAATGATCATTTACTCCACTatctttttaaattaatgctgactttttccttttattatGGATAATTGGAACTTATAAAGTTGCTGCAGTCCACACAGTTTACAGTAAGTACATTAGTAGTGATTTAATactgacagagagtgagagacagggggaaggtatacagacacactggggagagaaagaaggacaGAGAAGGGACAGTTTAGACACGGCACGACACAGTGGCAACTGCGGAAAGGgaagaaaagagaagaagagaaggacAGGAAGttaacacaacaccacaatcACAACGTTACATCTACtttgggagaaggagagggcaagatcagagagagagaaagagagagacagagaaagggggtTAATAGTCGCACTGTAGAAAGCAGAAGGCACACAGAGAAATAGAGAGTTTACAGTGTAATACAATTGCAGGGCAACGACGAAAATCAGCTTCCAGTCCAGAAacttgatatttgatatttgagagacagagaggtaagGAGGATGAAAAGGATCTATACTGACACACTGAGCAGGGTTCAGGAGGGGTGGAGAGGATAGGGAGGTGCTGAGtactaagagagagagagagggaagggagagaaagggagagggagagggagagaaagggagagagagagggagagagggagagagagagagacagattcaGCCCGAGGGATGCTGATGGTGCTACTGAACTAAATTTTTCTGTGTCCATCCAACGGAGAtgtgtcaggttaggtgtgtaCGGTAAGGGtttagggtaagggttaggtGTGTACGGTAAGGGtttagggtaagggttaggtgtgtagggtttagggttaggtgtGTACGGTAAGGGtttagggtaagggttaggtgtgtagggttagggtttagggttagggttaggtgtgtacggttagggtttagggtaagggttaggtGTGTACGGTAAGGGtttagggtaagggttaggtgtgtagggtttagggttagatGTGTACGGTAAGTGtttagggtaagggttaggtgtgtagggtttagggttagggttaggtgtgtacggttagggtttagggttaggtgtgtagggttagggtttagggtaagggttaggtGTGTACGGTAAGGGtttagggtaagggttaggtgtgtagggttagggtttagggttagggttaggtgtgtagggttagggtttagggttagggttaggtgtgtagggttagggtttagagTAAGGGTTAGGTGTGTacggttagggtttagggtaagggttaggtGTGTacggttagggtttagggttagggttaggtgtgtatggttagggtttagggtaagggttaggtGTGTaggtttagggtttagggtaagggttaggtgtgtagggttagggtttagggttagggttaggtgtgtAGGGTTTAGGGTAAGGATTAGGTGTGTAAGGTTTTGGTTTAGGTTTGGGTTAGGTGTGATGTCGGCCATGTAGATGACAGCTGGTGCTTATGGAACTCGTTGcagtggtggttgaggtgtgtgtgtgcgcgtgtatgtgtgtggggtgctGAGTGAAACCCTTATcagaaagagacagggagacgaaagagagggagagagagagagagacagagagggagagcaccACACTGCAGAGCAGATGCTATTAAACACCAAAAACAAGCACAGAGCtcagagggggaggtggagcgAACAGGGGGAGGAACGGCCGGAGATCAAAGGAACGAGGGATGCCATGCTGACAGGCCGCagcgcagagagggagagagtgagggagcgGGAAAAAAAGAGACGCGGAGCGAGGCTCATACATAATTCAGCCCGATGCCTGCTGGCCTCACTGAGTGTGACATTAAATTCCTTTAATGCCACGGAGCGCCATTTCGGCTCTATCGCGTTTCAACGGGGGGATTACGTTACGCAACTGAATTCTGTGAAACTGCTGGTCGCTGGGAAAGCATAAGAGAAGCCATCTGTGCGCAATCAACTTATGAGTTCATGATTTTTccatgatgcaaaaaaaaaaaaaaaagaaaatgaaagaaagaaaaagatgatTTGTGAAGTGAACAGGCTGCCCTGGGCCTGTAGACCCACGCGCACAATGCCCATGTGCAGCCCTGCGGTCAGGGGAGACAGGGCCTCCCTGCCGCTATGGCTGATTGGCAGCTGACGTGAGGCAGGTGTGTGGGCACATGCCCCCAAAGGGAAATACAGCCCATGCccattacccagcatgctccaCTCCAGGGAGGAAAACCAGAGACGGCATGAGTCACACTCTCCTGTGGaaaaatacagacacacgcatacaaactcacatgcacacacacacacacacacacacacacacacatacacgcacacctgtacacacatacacacacacgcacacctgtacacttatacacacatgtacacacgttcacacacacacacacacacacaaacacatacacacacccacacctgtacacatacacacacatgtacacacacgcacgcacacacacacacacgtacacacactcacacacaaacacgtacacacacccatacctgtacacacacacacacgcacacatacacacccacacacacgtgtacacatgcacacacatttacatgcaagcacacacacatatacgcacgcacacacctgtacacatacaaacacatgcacacacatgcacacacacacacacacacacacacacacacatgtacacacacagtgtactctTTTTCCACTTCTCTAAGTGTATTTCTGGATTAAAGATGTCTCCTCTTTTTTCCTCCTGAATATTTAACAAATGGGGAA is a window of Conger conger chromosome 1, fConCon1.1, whole genome shotgun sequence DNA encoding:
- the scn1ba gene encoding sodium channel, voltage-gated, type I, beta a; translation: MTALRLLLASALACALHAPACHAACVEVDSDTEAVAGKGFKLGCISCKMRLEVPATATVDWYFKARDESDFTQIYSYVYQNEMVTDDRFWARLHWNGSKRTSDLQDGSIYILNVTFNDTGVYRCYFDRTLNFGNYEYRANATKFITLNVVAKATRGTASILSEVMMYVSIIGLQVWLVVEMVYCYRKISVAGEEALRESAAEYLAIASESKDNCAGVQVAE